The proteins below come from a single Tribolium castaneum strain GA2 chromosome 9, icTriCast1.1, whole genome shotgun sequence genomic window:
- the LOC662704 gene encoding glycerate kinase gives MLNSVKFSVLNSHLNVRKMSVQVLKEIFTKSVESVQPQNLITKQVSVSSGHLTVCGHTYPLHKPCYVVGFGKAVLGMALELEKLLKDKLKMGVVTVPKGIFENLEIQSSIKFIEGARNNIPDEEALSGALEIKALVESLEKDDLLIVLISGGGSALLPLPRPPVTLTEKQNLIRELSIRGADILELNCVRKQISVLKGGGLAELAFPSRVISLILSDVVGDPLDFIASGPTTPNCDNGKDAITIINKYKCYEGLSAAMRAVLGQKRENCYFPPVKDGKYEHVDNFVIGNNQIAAEAARQHAASFGFQSTIISTSVTGNVAQISQIYADLARTICNSSSKQTLKDFLETCGLCVDPSAVDTLISFDLAKEICVIAAGEPTVVVNGSGKGGRNQQLALELSVRLNKLNIKSADISFLSAGTDGIDGPTDAAGAIGTSDLVNNSLEENIKPDDYLNNNDSYTFYSKYLQGEHLIKIGHTGTNVMDIHVMLIKPKRK, from the coding sequence ATGCTTAATTCAGTGAAGTTTTCCGTGTTAAATAGTCACTTAAACGTAAGAAAAATGTCAGTGCAAGTGCTCaaagaaatatttacaaaatcgGTGGAATCTGTCCAACCTCAAAACCTTATCACTAAACAAGTGAGCGTCAGCTCTGGCCATCTAACGGTTTGTGGCCACACTTACCCGTTACACAAACCTTGCTACGTGGTAGGATTCGGCAAAGCTGTGTTAGGCATGGCTTTAGAGCTTGAGAAGTTACTAAAGGACAAACTGAAGATGGGGGTAGTAACAGTACCAAAGGggatatttgaaaatttagaaattcaaTCAAGCATTAAATTTATCGAAGGTGCAAGGAATAATATTCCCGATGAGGAAGCTTTGAGTGGAGCTTTAGAGATTAAAGCTCTCGTGGAGAGTTTAGAAAAGGACGACTTGTTGATAGTTTTGATATCTGGCGGAGGCTCGGCTTTACTGCCCCTTCCCAGACCTCCAGTCACCTTGACGGAGAAGCAGAATTTGATTAGGGAGCTATCGATTCGAGGAGCGGATATTTTAGAACTTAATTGTGTCCGCAAGCAAATATCGGTGCTAAAGGGTGGAGGATTGGCCGAGTTGGCCTTTCCGTCTCGAGTTATCTCGTTGATTCTGTCCGACGTTGTTGGGGACCCTCTGGATTTTATCGCCAGCGGTCCAACTACCCCCAATTGTGATAATGGCAAAGATGCCATCACAATCATCAACAAATACAAGTGTTACGAGGGCCTTTCGGCCGCGATGCGAGCCGTCCTAGGCCAGAAAAGAGAAAATTGCTATTTTCCGCCAGTTAAAGACGGCAAATACGAACACGTCGATAATTTCGTAATAGGAAACAATCAAATTGCGGCGGAAGCGGCCCGCCAACACGCAGCTTCTTTCGGTTTTCAATCAACAATAATATCAACTTCGGTAACCGGCAATGTGGCGCAGATAAGTCAAATTTACGCCGATTTGGCACGCACCATTTGCAATTCATCGAGCAAACAAACGCTGAAAGATTTCCTGGAGACGTGCGGGTTGTGCGTCGATCCCAGCGCTGTTGATACTCTAATTAGCTTCGATTTGGCCAAAGAGATTTGTGTAATAGCCGCTGGTGAGCCGACTGTTGTGGTCAATGGCAGTGGAAAAGGAGGACGCAACCAACAATTAGCTTTAGAGCTTTCGGTTCGACTTAATAAGCTTAACATAAAATCGGCGGATATTTCATTTCTCAGTGCGGGAACAGATGGAATAGACGGCCCAACTGACGCCGCTGGAGCAATTGGAACTTCGGATTTAGTTAATAATAGTCTCGAGGAGAATATTAAACCCGAcgattatttaaacaataacgATTCTTACACGTTTTATTCCAAATACTTGCAAGGGGAACATCTTATCAAAATTGGACACACGGGCACCAACGTCATGGACATACACGTAATGCTCATAAAACCGAAGCGGAAGTGA